The DNA window GCGCCTGGCCCGGTTGCTGGGCAACGCCAAGGTCATGCCGGCGCGCGTCTTCAACCTGCTGCGCCACGACTACTACACGTATACGCACATGGTCAACGTGGCCACCTATGCCACGCTGCTGGCCGTCGAGCTAGGCATCCGCGACGCGGCCGAACTGGAGCAGATCACGACGGGCGCCATGCTGCACGACATCGGCAAACGGCGCGTGGCCGCACACGTGCTTCGCAAGACGACGCCGCTGACGCCGGCCGAAGAGCACTCGATCCGCAAGCACACGATCATGGGTTTCGAGGAGCTGCGCGGCGTGCTCAGCGATTGGGGCGCGCTGATGATGGTCTATCAGCATCACGAACGCCTCGATGGCTCAGGCTACCCAGTCGGCATCGACGCGGGCGAGATCCATACCTATGCGAAGATCTGTATGATCGCCGACGTGTTCGACGCGATGACGTGCACGCGCGCGTATCGGCCGCGCTTGAGCAAGTCGACCGCCGCGGCCCACCTGTTGCAGAACGCAGGCAGCTTGTTCGACCCCGATTACGTCCGCTGCTGGTTGCACATCGTGCGCCAAGCGACTTGAGCCCCGGCGAGACGCTCCCGTGATTGACTTATCGGCAGCCAATTCTGCAATCGACACGCGACCAGCCCTGGCGGACGACGATCGCATGCTGGGGGCCGACGAACAAGAAGTCCTGGCCAATGCGTGTCTCGTCGAGTTGCCTCACGAGTGGTCCGACTATTTGCAGGTGCGAGGGCCGGCGAACACCTGTGCCACGGATGCCCGCCAGTTTCGCCGCGTGTTCTACCGCCAATACGCCGTGTTGCGAGTCGGTGCCGTGTATTGGTCGGTAATCACCTGTGACTTGTCGACCGGCGGCCTGTCGCTGCTGTGCCACAAGCAACTCTTCCCGGGCGACGAAGTCGAGATCTATCTACCCGGCACTCAAAAGACGATCTTGCGGATCGCTCGCTGCACGAAACGCGGGCGCCGTTGCTATGTCTGCGGCGCCGGTGCCGCTACGGACGAGGACCGCCGGGTGCTGACGCAACTGGTCCGTTCCTGCGTGACGCATCACGCTCGCTAAACGTCCAGGTCCGCGTGGGCGGGGCGACCGGATCGAAATGCGCCGACGCCTGCGCCGGGCGACAACGATCGTGCGACTCGAGGCGGCCAATTGTCGCGATGCTGTTCACCTCTTATCTTTGCTGAAATGGGCGACGCTGGTCGGGCTGTGCTGCGCCACGAACGAGGCTGCCGGATGGCTGCCACGCGAAGCAGCGAAAGGTTGCTCCCGGGCAAAATCGCCCTGGAGCAACGGCCGGCCAAGGTTTGCACCTGGGCGGGGGACACTCACCCGTGAACCGTGCGATGGCTGACGAATCGCTGCCGCCTTGCCGCAACCTGGCCGACGTGCTGCGCCGGCGAGCGCACGAGTCGCCCGCTCGCCGCGCCTACACGTTCCTGGCCGATGGCGAGGCCGACGAGCGACACTTGAGCTATGGCGAACTCGACGCCCGGGCCCGTGCCATCGCCGTCCGCCTGAGATCAGCGGCTGCCCTGGGTGAACGGGCGCTGCTGTTATTCCCCTCGGGCCTGGAATTCATCGAAGCGTTTTTCGGCTGCTTGTATGCCGGCGTCATCGCGGTGCCGGTGTTTCCGCCGCGTCCACACGAGCGATTCTTCGAACGGGACTTGCACCGGCTGGGACAGATCATTCGCGACGCGGCGCCGCGCGTGCTCCTGACCACGCATTCGATTCAGGCCATGGCCGGCGCGCTGGCCCCGCACCTCGACGAACTGGATGCCGTGGCCTGGCTGCCGGTCGAAGAAGGCAGCATCGAAGACGCCGGGGCGTGGAGCGACGCGCAAACGCCCGGCGATGCACCGGCCTTGCTGCAGTACACCTCGGGCTCGACATCGGAGCCCAAAGGGGTCGTCGTGACGCATGCCAACCTGCTCGCCAACGAAGAGATGGTGCGGCAGGCGATGCGCTTCGACACGACTTCGTGCATGGTCAGCTGGCTGCCGCTGTTCCACGACATGGGCCTGATCGGCGGCATCTTGCAGCCGTGCTACACCGGGTTCCCTTGCGTGTTCATGTCGCCGGAGATGTTCCTGGTTCGCCCGGTGCGCTGGCTGCAAGCGCTTTCGCGCTATCAAGGAACAGCGGGCGGAGCGCCAAACTTTGCCTACGATCTGTGCGTGCGCAAGACCACGCCCGACGAAC is part of the Pirellulales bacterium genome and encodes:
- a CDS encoding HD domain-containing protein → MTGAGATATIARNRREPATDEFVPIALASLFTARQLTFDLYLFEEAVRRPVLFRARQVELTREDVASLEARGVRSLFIRATALDQFQSLLSASLDDALADEDVPTLDRLAILQDTAAPLLSQALQRVSTQEIVDTATQLSQRLARLLGNAKVMPARVFNLLRHDYYTYTHMVNVATYATLLAVELGIRDAAELEQITTGAMLHDIGKRRVAAHVLRKTTPLTPAEEHSIRKHTIMGFEELRGVLSDWGALMMVYQHHERLDGSGYPVGIDAGEIHTYAKICMIADVFDAMTCTRAYRPRLSKSTAAAHLLQNAGSLFDPDYVRCWLHIVRQAT
- a CDS encoding PilZ domain-containing protein, with protein sequence MIDLSAANSAIDTRPALADDDRMLGADEQEVLANACLVELPHEWSDYLQVRGPANTCATDARQFRRVFYRQYAVLRVGAVYWSVITCDLSTGGLSLLCHKQLFPGDEVEIYLPGTQKTILRIARCTKRGRRCYVCGAGAATDEDRRVLTQLVRSCVTHHAR